CCTCCTTTGAGTGTGTGGCTCCCCCTCCTCGTCCGAGGTCAGAGGAAGGTCGGTCATAATGCGGGGCACGAGCCTGGCCTCCACGGTGCGACCTTTGGGCACGACACTCCGACGTCAAAagcttgtagtacgtgatcttcgTGCGCCCCAGGCTCATGCGAGGAGGATGGCTCGTAGGGGGAGTCTGGATGGAACTGCACACACGCACTCATGTAGTGGAGTGAGTCTCCGCAACATCGGTAGGTGGCCAAACATCTAGAACAGGAGTAGAAAAATCCAAGGGATCACGGGATGAATCTGAACAGTCTTCACGGGCTAGAGCAGACAAACCTCAGTCACTAACAATCGAGAATTTGATCTCTTACTGGCGAGAGGGATTGTGCTTATCTTTCGGTTGCCTCGACTTCGCACACGTGCTTTGAAGGATCTGATCTTTTATCGCGAGCAAGTCTCGCTCTGTGATTGCCTTGAGCTCAGCCATGTTTGCAGCAATTTGGTGCCACTTGAATCTCTCCCGAAGGGCAGCCACCGtatttgattcccgtagcatgtccAGACGTGTAATTGTGGAGCGTGAGTTTCCCATCGAGCACCGAGGTGCCGTCCATCGTCTTCTTGCCATGATCTCTTCCGCACGTTCCGCCGTGGTCTCCGCCCACGGGGCCAACGGGTGCGACACCAATATGGATGCACCCGATGGCGGCGTTGGAGACTGCTCTCCGATGCGCCTCCACCACCGCCAAGATCCCATCTCCGGGCTCACGCTTGAACTGGATCTGGAGTCCTCCTCTGCTTCGCATGCATGCTTCCTTTTTCTCTCAACGCCAAGGCGAGGAGTGGGCACAAAGCGTAGGGGCGGGATGGAAGATCCCAATCCGGAGGCGACGACACTGGCGGTGGGCGGGGGCAGCGGGGAGTAGTGGTTCGGCGGCGCAACAGAGAGGAGAGGCGAGCATGAGCGGCATTCCACAAACGTCTCCTGTTCTGGAAACACCATTTTTCATAAAGAAGAAGTGATCTATAGAGAAAAAATATATGGTATGCAATCAATATTTTGTAGAAGTACAAATCCTTTGTGAGTACTTCATCACTCTTATACAATCACAGTATTTTTCATGGCttttttctgtaaaaaaaacatACATCCGCATGACAGGTCAAACCGGTCCCACACATCACACATTTTCTTCGTTTCCCTTGACGTTTCCTCTTTTCACCCAACCATCTCTCCTCCCTCCTCGCGCACCTTCCCCTTCCCGACCCGACACGACCCGAACCGGGAGATCCTCCAGATCAAGCCGCCTAGCCTAGGGCCACGctgccacccacccaccacccatggcCGAGGTCGCCGATGCGCCCCGCCGCGCGGCGCCtggggcctcctcctcccctccccctcccccctcctccgccggcggcagcggcgaccgCAAGCGCGGCCGCTCCTCGCCCGTGCTCCCGCCGCCTCCCCCCGGCCCCCCTCCGCCGGCGGCGCAAAACAAGCGGCACCGGACAGAAGGAGGTGGGTTCGACCGGCGCCGTCTTGGTGGCGGGCAGGACGACAGGAGGTGAGAGCCTTTCGAAAGTTTGGTGCGGGGTTGGGGCAGGGATGGAGGGAGTTCAGCGAGCTTGGTAGCCGGACCAAACAAATCAGAGCTTGCTTGGACCCTTGCTTTGTTGCTGTCACTGAGATCGTTCGTTGCTGATTAGAGATCGCGGTCTTAGATTGGTGTCGCCGTATTGGTTAGAACTATTTAGGTGTAGCGTTGTGGATTTGCAGTGCGCAACAAGCCTGTCCAAGGCATGCTGCTGTATTTCTTCTAACTGTGGTTTTCCAAGTGAGTGAAGACGTCGAGGTTGGTTATGGTCTCGCAATTGCTTCTTAGTTCCTGAATCCCAGTAACACCATAAAAATCCTGAGCTACTACACTGACTGAGCTTATTAAGTGGCTTTAGGTGCTGCACTTTGTTTTGACCCCCGAGTTGCTATTTGTTAAAATAATGAACATAAAGGATGCATTTATCTGATTGTTTGGGTGTCTACCAGTGTCTGGTTTTTGTGCTTACAAGTTTGGTTGAGCGCTGCTGCAGATTCTAAAATTTCTGTGCTTCTATTTCCTAGGTTTGGGAATGATCATGGTGGCCAAGGTCGACACAACAATCGTGCACCAGGTATGCATTAGTGGAGGAGGGTCATGCAGTATTCAATAATTATTCATATGGTACGGTCGCTATCATATTTAAAACTAGTAGCTTTAAGTTCCAGATAGATCGAAAGTCTGGCTTGAGTTCATTTGCCTCGTGAGTTACGTCAAGACTTATGAGCGAGCCATACTTAATGTAGTCATCATACTGGACCATGAATCAAAGCAAAGACAGGGCATATTTTTTTTAACCTTATTAggatctactccctctgtccgggtttattaggctgGAGGGCAACACAGCGACGTCCTTCATTCTAAGGCCACTCGAGGAAATGGCTCGAAATTTGGCCGCTGTTGTCTCGATCATCTCTCTTCATTTCGTTTTCGATGCTATTAATTAGGTAACGGTTAGCATGCACAAAGATTAAAACAGAGGCGTGCATGATATGGAAACTGCCTTCTGATTGTTCATGCAGTTTCCGAGTGCACGAGGCGTGGGCCTGGGGTGGCATTAGCTAGCCCAATAGTTTTGGGGTAAATGAATGTCATTAAATTACTTTCCTTCCAAAGCAATTACTGATATCTGTAAAGCGTGTGGGTGCCTTGGTCCTGCCAATCCGGTCGATGGGCCTAATAAAAAACCAGACGGGGAGGGAGTAGCAGAGTATGAAGAGAAGTCATTTAAAAAATGAATGGCATATGGGCACATAAATTATTTCTTGTCTACTTTAGTATCTTATGGATGTAATTGTTTGTTAATGGCGTGCATTTTGGTTTGCGTCCAACATATTCTATAGATTGGCATGATTCTGGACATGGTGGATGGAATGAAGGATCAGGGAACTCCCGTAGGTATGCATGTTCTCCCTCCATTGAAAAATGTAACGTGCCTGAACATCCCAAGATTCAAGTTCGACCAAACGATTTGGTCAATAAAATGTGGTTCATTGTAACAGAAAAACATATCATTGCTTTTGTATTTGAATGTATTTTCTAATGATAGAACTTTTGTGTCACATAATATGCCTTACATTCTGCAATGGAGGGCGTAATTCCGAACAACCTTCATTCATTTTGGTGATGCACGTTGGACGTTATTAAGTCACTAATTATACCTGCTAAGATGAAATCAGTGACTAATTATACCTGCTAAATGAAATGATTATGAGTGCATGCTTTGCATTCTGTTTTGAGTTTTTGTGGGGGTCCATTTACAAACTTGAGAGCATTCAAGCTTGTCGTATTTCCAAGTACTTGCTGTTTCCTTGTGCAAGCATTGTAACTGAAAAGATTATTGTACTATACAGGACCTGAACTAAGTGCTCAATGTTGAGGGATAAAAGAACAACCATTGTTGCAAACCACTTGAAGTAATACACTTATGATTTTCTTCTTAAATCAATGTGAGGATTAAATAATTGAAAATGATGCAATCATCCTGGATCTCTTGGGCAATTATGTACAATATGTAAAAGGATATGGTTACTTTGCTTGATTAGCATATAAATAAATGCTTCCACAGATAAGAGATAGAAAACAAGTGCACACCATCCAATGATTACGAGTCTAAACTGTGACTTGTCTAGTAGTCTCGGTCTGATTGTTGACTAGCTTCTTCGTGTAGACTAGCTTGTTGAGTCGAACGGTGGAGCGACTAGTCATCAACTAGTCTAGACTAGTCTGGTTGTTTGAGTCCATCGACTCAATTTGGGAGGCATAAGTGAGCAGAGCTCAGCCCGTGGGAGGGAAAAAATTGCAACCCTAGCTTTCTAGGCTTGCTCCACAACGAGACGCCTCACCTGGGACCAGGCCGCCGCCACTGCCGCTGCTACCCaccactgccgccgccgcggcggcggccagGAGCATTACGATGCTCTCCCTTTGTTGGTTCTGCTCCTCCCTGGATCCACCCCTCTGCTGTTGAGCTCCTCCCTTGATGCTCTCCTATGCTGATATGATCCTCCTCTGGATCAACTCAATTTTTATTgtataatatatactccctccgtcccaaaataagtgtctcaagcttagtactaGAGTTAGAGGGAGTTGTATATACTCGCGCGTTGCCACACCCGTTCATACTAAACAAAATATATAGAAATATTAAGAAAATTTGGATAATAAATACATTTGATTAAATATTGACCGATTCAAACTACAATCTTTTAATATAAGTGGTGCAGCATAACTGTCAACTGTTAATTAGAATCAATCCACTAATCACAAAAATCCTTTTGTGTTCACATTTTCCCTATAGCACGTTCATCCGAAGAGATGATCGAGAAATACACATAACAAAAAATTGTACAACATTTTATCTTCCGGAGGCTAGCCTTGTCTGATCTTTGCACATAATTCAACTCTCCCAGAGGAGTTCGACAGTGGAATGTCTCCATAGAGTTGGTTATCTTCTCAAATAAAATGGGCATGCTGCAGCAGACCACAAACAGTACTCAAGATCAGGACCCTTGGGCATGTTCCATGCGTCCAGCAGACTTCGTACATAAAGATAGCACTTCAAGAGGCAGTCGTTGTGCCTTTTTTTTTCTCAATCTAGTaaatactagcaaatatgcccgtgcgttgcaacggaaaaaaagAATAAGCATATGTAATATGGTCAGTGAGTTCAACCGTCTTTAATCATTGATGGAACTTCCACAATGTGAGTTGATTCTAATTAAATCCATATGAACCCATTAAAACTTTGCACATTATGGATCAGACCAGAAGCGCATTTCGAACTGGGTCATTTCTTGTCATCCTGGTGAAAAAATTATTATGGGAAATTAATGAATAAAGGCTAACTTTTTTTACTGATAAATAGCACAAACTAATAAAAATATTAACACAAATGTTAGTTATCCATCATCTCTTAACATAGATGCATATTTTCAATCAAAGTATGTTTCAGAACAGAAGCAAGGGTTCCCATCAACTAAAATAAATTTAtcataataaaatcattgttataaAGGATGCAAGTATGATGAAAATATGCATCTATGTTACTTCCCTTATATCATCAGAAGTCATTACCCCTAAAAAAATCATCAGAAGTTCAGAACAAAACAGTAATGCATGGCCCAACTAAATCAGCCACACATGGGGCAGCCCTTTATTTTAGGTCCATGGGGCATCCGTTACACATGGGGCAGCCTTTTTTTTACGTGCATGGGGCAGCCTTTTTTTTACGTGCATGGGGCAGCCATTGTGCGGAGATTAGTATTTTGCATTTAAAGTGAGCAGCGGTCCGGTCTGCCtttcaatttatttatttattgaaaaaccgCTCATCCTATAATATAGAGGCAGTTTCCTTTGTTCAAGCAAAGTTGTTGGTTTGTGGAGTTGGTTAGCCTGCTAGGCTCAATTCCCGGCCACCATGGTTCGAGGCCTCATTAGCAcagttttttttttaaacaaaaacggAAACACGTCATAAATGTACGACGTACGAAAAACAAAAAACCTGATGACAAAAAATAGTGGAGAAACAATcgtccctttaatattaggtagagaTGTACCAGATCCCTCTTCACCGGCGTAATCCTCAAATGGTCAATAATCCAAGCAGTTATACTTCTTGTAACTTGCAGTTTATTAGCAACATGATATATTAAGTGACAAGCACAAAGAGCTTACACTACAGGCTAGATTGCACCAGAGATTCCCAAATCCTCGCCACATGATCAACTCATCCTCACCTAAACTCTGAAATTGCAGCATGAATTTTCATTAAGTAATAAATAAATATTCCAATTCAGAAAGAGATAAAACAATTTACTGTGGCAATAAAAGGTATTCACTATAGTTTATAAATTTGTTCTGTAACTGCTTGATGGTATATGTTTTTTTGCATGGAAACAAAGTGATTGGGTGAATAATGACAGAAATCATAAATTCTAAATTAATCAAAGTCAGAAAAAATGACGGAACCATTCATATATTTCAAAGATATACAAATGTAAATTACAGTTTTACTTAATTGTATAACCTGTCATCTGGTTCTAGTTTAAATGGAGCTAGTACAGATATGGGAAATGCATACGTAGCTTACCATTCATTCCTTTGCGAAACAGTTAGTTTCCATGATTATGtcccttgaatggcttttttcatTCAGAATTCCAACTAATTCAAGAAACAGGAGAACAAACTTTCGATTCCCTTCCTAGTTTCATTATCCAATCTGTAAGTAAGAATCTGTAGAATAAAATGAACAATGTAAACAACATACCATCTTTACAGAGAAAATTATATTATTAAGCGTCTCCTGAAACCTGCAAAAAGGCGCATTTGAAGATCCAAGAGGGGACTGAGATAATACAAGAAAAAGCTCAATGGGCAGTGAAGCAACGGAGAAGAAccaacataagaaaataaaataaggGAGGGAAGTCAAGTGGACATGTCGCTCACCGCTTTGCTGCTCGTTGTTTCATCACCAAGGCACTCCCAGCTCCTAGACGACAGAGTATACATGGAAGAATTCATCTCGTATTTTGTATGACAGCACACAGCAGGGGCCACCAAGGGAACGAAAAACAAGTAGATAAGACAACGAGCAATCATGCTTAACACGAAACTATTTGTCATCACATAAGTGGTTCATTAATCGAAACAATCATGCTTAACACGAACCAGCAGTGGTCCACACACAGACGACTATTGACATACTTGTTCTTTTTGGTAACCTAATCGAATTGAACAAATCAAGTGGTTCCTTAATCCTTACCCTCATGCTTACCACGAAACTAAGCAGGAAACATGGCTGATGAACTGGATATTGGAGATGAGACGGAAGATAGAGAGGAAGATAATTGTGTGCAACATAATGCATGTGAGCAATGGGACGAGGGACGAGGAAGTAACGCCGTGATGGCGAAATTAATCACAATTGTTGCAAGAGGGAGACGGTCGACCCCACCATGATTACGGCAATGACGGCAGTTTCAGGTCGCTCATTATGGCCTTCAAGCAAGCAAGGGGTAGGAGAGGGAACGAAATGGAGGCCCGACGACGCTGACGGCACGTGCCCCTACCGAAGGGATGAAACTAAGCAGCGTGGAAGCGTTGAAGCGGAAGTAGGACTGCCACATTGCAcgccacggcggcggcggtgaggaacCCACGACGGATGCAAGAGAGGCAGGGGATGCACAGTACGGGCCAGAAACCATGGGCCTGTATACGGCTATCATGGTTCGTTGGTCCGATTAATAAGCGGATCCCCAGGTCGGCCTGTGGAGTAGCGGCCCGGATCCAGGCGGGCCTCGCAGGTGATGAGGTGAAAAACGGGCAGAGGCTATTCATGGTACGGTGGATAGATCGTGGAACGTCCAATattgtgatcgaacggccgagaacGTTAAATCGCTGTGGAGGCTTGTAGGTCGCTTAGTTATACTGTTTTTTAATTACTTACTAGGTATTAGTAGTTGATTACTGTAAGTTGAGTACTACAGTACCATGTCGACTAGTCCAGCAGTGGTCTAGACTAGTCACGATTAGTCTACGAGTCTCAACCTCGGCTCGACTCATTGACTCCTCGACTCGTAATTCTTGACACCATCTCCTTTCAAGTATAAGCAGCACTATGTTGTGCTTAATTTGTCCGTATCCATCTTTCTTTGAAGAGTACCAACTGTGAGCAGTTTTGAAATTATAGGAACCAACTTGAACATTATAAAGCAGAGGGGCGAAACGAGCCCATTGGTAAACTACAGGGATGATTACATTTTTCCTTAGATATATTTGGCCGTACTTGTGTTTCCTTTTCCTTGTATTGACATGACCAACATTGATGCTTCACAGGGAAGGTCTGATGTCTTACAAGCAGTTCATGCAGGAGCTTGAAGATGACGTTTCTCCTGTTGAAGCTCAAAGCAGGTCTGCTATGCTGAACCGCTCTTCGTGGTGTCAGACTTATAATTCAACTACAACTAGTCTATCTCCTTTATAGTGATAGAACTTCAATTTTGTTGTGCAGTATACTTTCAGTAGGGTTTATCTGACATAATTCTGTTCATTTTACTAGATATGAGGAGTACAAGTCAGAGTACATCACAACTCAGAAGAAAGCTTACTTTGACCTTCATAAGAATGAAGATTGGTATTACTTTTTTTTTCCATTGCATCCTTTTGATGTGCCCTCTAGTGACCATTTTTTTTCCAGACATTTTACTGGCCCATTTCTTCATTCTGTTGTAGGTTGAGAAACAAGTACCATCCTACTAACCTTGAATCTGTTATGGAAAGGTTAGCTAGTTTCTTAATATACTTCCACAATTATGTAGTGAACTATCTCCTTTGTTACTATTTATTGGGAATCCATTTAGGTGATAGTTATTATCTTTCTTTGCACAAGCAGACGGAACGAACTTGCGAGAGCTACTGCAAATGAATTCTTCCAAGATTTGCAGAGCGGAAATTTTGACACGTAAGACCCCCCAACCCCATGCCCTCCTCCCTTTGAAAGTATGTGTTTTACCTTCTGTTTCTCCCATCGTGCAGTGGTCCAGGATTAACGAGTTCGGCAGCGAACAAATCTGGAAATAATGACGTGAATGTAAATGGAAAAAAGGGGAAACTTGGAAAGGACCCTGATGATTTATATTATTCTGCTCCCAAGGCTCATCCAGTCAGTTCTGAGCCTCGGCGAATTAGCATTGACATTGAACAAGCTCAAGCTCTCATCTGTAAACTTGATTCTGAGAAGGGTATTGAGAACAATGTTCTATCTAGTAGTGATGATGACAAAGCAGGCAGCGGATCACATGGTTCAATGGGCCCAATTGTAATAATACGGGGTGCATCTACTGTGAAGGGTCTTGAAGGTGTTGAGTTGCTGGACACTCTTGTCACTTATTTGTGGCGTATCCATGGTGTGGATTATTATGGCATGTCTGAGACAAATGAGCCAAAAGGCCTAAGGCATGTGAAAGCAGACTCAAGGACATATGATGGGCCTAGCTCAAATACAGCTGAATGGGAGGAGAAACTTGATTCATTCTGGCAAGACAGGATTCAAGGTCAGGATCCATTGGAAATATTGAAAGCAAAGGACAAGATTGATGCAGCTGCTAGTGAAGTGTTGGATCCACATGTCAGGAAAATAAGGGATGAGAAGTATGGATGGAAATATGGTTGTGGAGCTAAGGGGTGCACAAAGCTTTTCCATGCTTCTGAGTTCGTCACGAAGCATCTCAAACTCAAGCATACTGATTTTGTGGTGGAGCTGACTTCAAAAGTGAGAGAGGATATTTATTTTGAGAACTACATGAAGTACGTTTTCTGCATCTTGGTTCTTTTTTAGCAAAATAATGTTTCACATTGCAATTAGATTATGGAGTGTTTTATCTTGGATGCAGTGATCCCAAGGCGCCTGGGGGGACACCGATCATGCAACAATCTGCTCCAGTAAGCCTCATTGCCTGGTTTATATTCACTTGCAAATCGGCAGCAAGCCAGCAATTAAGCTCATGTCTTTTTGTTTGTATTGGTCAATTTTACAGAGGGAAAAGGGCAGACAGCGGCCACCAATTGAGAGTCGGCTGAGAGATGAACGTGGCCGTAGATTTGACAGAAATGCTGATTCATCAAACCCTGATGGATCCAGTGAAAACCCTGATGATCCAATGTATGATTCTTATGGTGATCCGTCTGTACATGGTGCCTTTCCTCCAGATATTCCTGCTCCTCCAATGCTGATGCCTGTGCCTGGTGCTGGGTAAGTAGTCTGCAATttctgtttattttgcataatgttgTTCTTATTGTTGTTTCATTTGTTATTGCAGCCCACTTGGGCCGTTTATTCCTGCACCACCGGAAGTTGCAATGCGTATGTTGAGGGAGCAAGGTGGGCCACCACCTTTTGAGCCGAATGCTGGTCCGCGTCCTAGGAAAGCAGGAAGGGGTGGTGGTCCCCCATTGGGTGGTCCATCACCAATCCTTAATGCTCCACTTCCTATAATGCATGATCCACGTATGCAAGATCCACGCATGCAGGATCCCCGTAAAATACGAAGGTAAAGTTTTGAATCTCAATCTCGTTGCGTTTTTGTTCCCTAATGGTTCTCGCCATGGAATATGTAGCAGTTTATTTTCGACGTTCTGAAAAGCTGTCGACAGAATAAATGCTTGTTGTTAAATAATACTCAATGATCTTGGTGAGAAACAGTAGGAATTTGTACTGCATATTTTTAAAAATATTAGACTTACATATGTACGTGGAAATAAAAAAAAGGATTATGATATATCTTAAACAATAATGGTCACTGCTATTTATCTCTGGATTTCTCTTCCACGTCATTATGTTTCATTGTCTTGATGTGCATGTTCTGATATCTTGTTCTCTGAAGTTCAGTATGGAATTATTCTGATTTTTTAGCACAGTTGAGCTGATCAACAAAGTTCACACGTTTATCTAACTTCAGATCAGTTCAGAGTTTGTAACTTTGCATACCTTAAGAATTATGACGAAGGTCACCAAGGGTTACATTAAATTAAGCATCTGCAGTTTGAAACATTGTAAACCATGTTCCTAGTACTAGTTCCGTCCCTTTTGCCTGCCCATTGCCTCATTATTTCAGTCATTCACCTGCAGCTATCAAGATCTCGACGCTCCTGGAGATGAAGTGACCGTTTTGGACTACCGGAGCCTGTAGGCGTGTGCTGTACGACCTTTTAATCTTTGAAGCCGTGGACGATACCACCACCGCAACGGGACCTTGCTCATCTCCATTAGTTTTGACCGTGGCGGAGGAACACGGCTGCGGTGCTCCGTCCCGTGAGCTATGTTATACTGATTGGTGCTTCTAAAACTGAACCACATGAAATCAAAGCAACTGGCGCACTGAAAGCACGGTTGTGGAGTGTGTATTTCCAACAGAATTTTTTAgcttttcaaaaatttcaccatCTAGAGAGAGAGAGTAGAGGTCTCTGCTGCCGTATCCAGAATTCCAGAACAGATATTCCTCACCGTGTATGCAATCTGTAATTTATATACAGGAAAACTGTTGGTAGATGGAACCCTGATTGGTCAAAACTGCTCACAAGCTGTGTTTCCTGGAACTCCGGACCGTTCCAGTCTGTACGCTTTGGCCTGAATCTGGAAAACCATGTGCAGCTCTCTGGACATGCGCGAGAGAGCTACTGGCTTCTGCAGGGTCGTTGAATCCACGGTAAACTCAGGTAATATATCCGCAGTCGTCGACGTGCAAGATCGACGGCCGCTGCGCTACGGGCTAGTAACACTGGCCGGCTCATCATCAGGGCTTCTGACCAAGAGTGTTTTTTTAGCGTAGGGCCGAGATTTTGGGAGCGTAGTTGGTAACAAAGCGACGTGGACTGCGTCGTATGCAACAGAAAACGTGCGATGTGGACTTGGGCGTACGAACAAACAATACAGTACAGTACGCTTTTTTTTTCTGAGGGAAAATACTACTACTACATACAGTACGGCCGTCGCGTCAGTGTCCGACCCTCTGTACTCGCCAGGCCCCGGTCTCTATTGTTGACCGGCAACGAATCTATCGGGGAAAGGGTAACAAATTCCACGTTCCCGCCGGCCAACTCTCCTGTTGGGAAGGTGACAAGCTGCCCGTGACCCACGCTGGCCACTTGACCACAGATCCATCGTATCCCGCGGCATGTTTCGTTTGTGAGCGCCTAGTGGCCAACTAGCAGTGTGGCGACTATGCATGGAGCTTAAGGAATAAGGAAGAAGAACATGCCCCCtttcaaaaagaaagaaaaggaagaacaTGCCACCTACTCCTACATTGGGAAGTCATTAGGGGCGATGCAAGGGTGTCGTGTCGTCTCTTTGATTTCATATCTGTTTTGAACTCAGAACCATCTTATCAATAACCAAGATACAAAATCATACAAAAATGATTGTGTCTTAATTTGTGCCACTCGGAGATGCAAGAGGCAACAATCATCTCTAACTTTTCCCTTGGACTCAACACACCGCAACCAAGGCATAAAATCATCACATCTTTCTCCCACTCTCACGTGTCAAGCAAGTTGTTGACACGCACGAAGGCTCGTCACATCCTGGCCGTCTATCGGCTCGATCCAACGGCTCCCGGTGACCCCTCCCCTTCTCATTTCAAACCGGCCGGCCCACGCCCCGCCGCGCCCGCGCCAAACCCCGCCTTCCTCCTCCGATCCGAGCCTCCCGCGCCGAGCCGCGGCTCTCACTGACAGCCGGGCTCCCACCACGTTACCCCGCCAGGCCGGTACGAGCTCGGCCGCTCTGAGGTTTCTTCCGGGCCCACGTGGAAGCGAGAGAGAGACCTCGCGGGGCGGCCGCAGCTTCGTGGAAGCTTCCCCCGAACAATATCCTCGAGAACGAGTCCCCATTCGCGACCGAAATCCGGGCCGCAGAGggagaaaaaacaaaacaaatcaccAAGCTCCGCTCCGCACCGCACCACAGTGGCGAAGCTGCAACGTACTTGCGCCGGCCTCGCCCGTGGAACCTTCTAGAGTCTTGACGGCTGGGGCGGCAGGTGAGGCGAGTGACCCCTGAGGTGTTCGATCGATCCATCCCGTGGTGATTTGGTTGTCTGAGTgctcctgtgtgtgtgtgtgtgtgtgcctgcaGGGTTtctggtcgtcgtcgtcgtcgtcggtgtCGGTGTCATCTCTCCTGCGAGCGCTGCCGCGGACGCGGCGGCTGGCTGGTGTCTGATTGTCGGGCATGGCGGTCGGGAGCTCGCCGACGCCGCCTGAGATCCGCTCGCCGGAGCGGGACAGGCCGGAGGATGCGGCGGGcgcggagggggaggaggaggaggaggagttcggtGACGCCTTCGATATACCCCATAAGAACGCATCCCACGACAGCTTGCTCCGATGGAGGGTACGGGATCCTTCCTCCACTCACCCTTTCCCGTCAGACCGTGATCTAGGCAGGGCTCTGCTGGTTCGCAGAATGCCCAAAATATCGCCATTCTGGTGTTGATTCCGTCCTGGCTGGAGTCGGGACGTGCTAGGAAGAAGAGGGGGTAGGAGAGGAATAATCAAACACTAATGTTTTTGGTCTAGTGGATACACTGCACTGAGGTTTACTGACATGTCATTGACCCGATGGTTTACATATTACCTTCATTTTTTGTCCGCGTTTCCTCTAAGTCAAGGCATTGGAGTCTGTTTGGCGACACTACCTTTTTTACTGCCGTGCACATGCACAGAGCGGCAGACAACTTCTCATAATAAAACTGAAAACACAAGCAAAGTACTGAAACCAGAGGTCTGTCATTCATTCATTCAAACAATACTGGTCTTTGTGGTATTCACAGGTTTGGGTAGTTCATGTATCCTTCATGTATTGGGGGACATTA
The sequence above is drawn from the Triticum aestivum cultivar Chinese Spring chromosome 7A, IWGSC CS RefSeq v2.1, whole genome shotgun sequence genome and encodes:
- the LOC123151521 gene encoding serrate RNA effector molecule; protein product: MAEVADAPRRAAPGASSSPPPPPSSAGGSGDRKRGRSSPVLPPPPPGPPPPAAQNKRHRTEGGGFDRRRLGGGQDDRRFGNDHGGQGRHNNRAPDWHDSGHGGWNEGSGNSRREGLMSYKQFMQELEDDVSPVEAQSRYEEYKSEYITTQKKAYFDLHKNEDWLRNKYHPTNLESVMERRNELARATANEFFQDLQSGNFDTGPGLTSSAANKSGNNDVNVNGKKGKLGKDPDDLYYSAPKAHPVSSEPRRISIDIEQAQALICKLDSEKGIENNVLSSSDDDKAGSGSHGSMGPIVIIRGASTVKGLEGVELLDTLVTYLWRIHGVDYYGMSETNEPKGLRHVKADSRTYDGPSSNTAEWEEKLDSFWQDRIQGQDPLEILKAKDKIDAAASEVLDPHVRKIRDEKYGWKYGCGAKGCTKLFHASEFVTKHLKLKHTDFVVELTSKVREDIYFENYMNDPKAPGGTPIMQQSAPREKGRQRPPIESRLRDERGRRFDRNADSSNPDGSSENPDDPMYDSYGDPSVHGAFPPDIPAPPMLMPVPGAGPLGPFIPAPPEVAMRMLREQGGPPPFEPNAGPRPRKAGRGGGPPLGGPSPILNAPLPIMHDPRMQDPRMQDPRKIRSYQDLDAPGDEVTVLDYRSL